From Bacillus sp. Bos-x628, the proteins below share one genomic window:
- the bcp gene encoding thioredoxin-dependent thiol peroxidase, protein MTIEVGQQVPDIELTGDHGEKVKLLDFKGKHIVLYFYPKDMTPGCTTEACDFRDRHQSFAELDAVIIGVSPDSQDKHQKFKEKHDLPFLLLVDDEQKLSKAFGVWKLKKNFGKEYMGIERSTFLINKEGTLVKEWRKVKVKDHVEEALEELKSHA, encoded by the coding sequence ATGACAATTGAAGTAGGACAGCAAGTACCTGATATTGAATTAACCGGTGACCATGGAGAGAAAGTAAAGCTTTTAGATTTTAAAGGGAAGCATATTGTCCTTTATTTCTATCCAAAAGACATGACACCAGGCTGTACAACAGAAGCATGTGATTTCCGTGATCGTCATCAGAGCTTTGCAGAATTAGATGCGGTCATTATTGGGGTGAGTCCAGATAGCCAGGATAAGCACCAAAAGTTTAAAGAAAAACATGATTTACCGTTCTTACTGCTAGTGGATGATGAACAAAAGCTGTCAAAAGCATTTGGTGTCTGGAAGCTGAAAAAGAATTTCGGAAAAGAATACATGGGAATCGAACGATCAACATTTCTGATTAATAAAGAAGGAACACTTGTAAAAGAATGGCGAAAAGTAAAGGTGAAAGACCATGTCGAAGAGGCACTTGAAGAACTGAAATCTCATGCTTAA
- a CDS encoding glutamate-1-semialdehyde 2,1-aminomutase encodes MKLTESEKLHQEALEHIVGGVNSPSRSYKAVGGGSPVAMERGEGAYFWDVDGNRYIDYLAAYGPIITGHAHPHITKAIKKAAETGVLYGTPTKHEVTFAKMLKEAIPSLDKVRFVNSGTEAVMTTIRVARAYTGRTKIIKFAGCYHGHSDLVLVAAGSGPSTLGTPDSAGVPKSIANEVITVPFNDIESYKAALDQWGDEVAAVLVEPIVGNFGIVEPKDGFLQQVNDATHEKGALVIYDEVITAFRFMYGGAQDLLQVKPDLTALGKIIGGGLPIGAYGGKKEIMEQVAPLGPAYQAGTMAGNPASILSGIACLEVLKEDGVYERLDQLGAILEEGILACAKKHQVDITVNRLKGALTIYFTKEKIVNYEQAENTDGEMFARFFKLMLTQGINLAPSKYEAWFLTIAHTEKDISDTLKAVDYAFKQLKKQ; translated from the coding sequence ATGAAATTGACAGAATCAGAAAAATTGCATCAAGAGGCGCTGGAGCACATTGTTGGCGGGGTAAACAGCCCGTCTCGTTCATATAAAGCAGTAGGCGGCGGGTCACCTGTAGCAATGGAGAGAGGAGAAGGCGCGTATTTTTGGGATGTTGACGGAAATCGTTACATAGATTATTTGGCGGCATACGGTCCAATTATTACTGGACATGCCCATCCTCATATTACAAAAGCGATCAAAAAAGCTGCTGAGACTGGTGTCTTATACGGAACACCAACGAAGCATGAGGTAACATTTGCTAAAATGCTGAAGGAAGCGATTCCTTCTTTAGATAAAGTCCGATTTGTCAATTCGGGTACAGAAGCGGTGATGACAACCATTCGCGTGGCACGTGCTTATACTGGCAGAACCAAAATTATAAAATTCGCTGGGTGTTATCACGGTCATTCTGATCTTGTGCTTGTTGCAGCAGGTTCCGGTCCATCCACTTTAGGAACACCTGACTCGGCTGGCGTACCAAAAAGTATTGCAAATGAAGTCATCACGGTGCCATTTAATGATATCGAAAGCTACAAAGCCGCATTAGATCAATGGGGTGATGAGGTTGCAGCTGTCCTAGTTGAACCAATTGTCGGCAACTTTGGCATTGTGGAGCCTAAGGATGGGTTCTTGCAACAGGTCAATGATGCAACACACGAAAAAGGTGCGCTTGTCATCTATGATGAGGTCATTACAGCCTTTCGTTTTATGTATGGCGGTGCACAAGACTTACTTCAAGTGAAGCCTGATCTTACAGCATTAGGAAAAATCATTGGCGGCGGTCTTCCTATCGGAGCATATGGCGGTAAAAAAGAGATTATGGAACAAGTTGCCCCGCTCGGACCAGCCTATCAAGCTGGCACAATGGCAGGAAATCCTGCATCTATTCTTTCTGGTATTGCGTGTTTAGAAGTTTTAAAAGAAGACGGAGTATATGAACGTCTTGATCAACTTGGCGCCATATTAGAAGAAGGTATTTTAGCCTGTGCGAAGAAACATCAGGTCGATATTACTGTGAATCGCTTAAAAGGTGCTCTTACGATTTATTTTACAAAAGAAAAGATTGTGAACTACGAGCAGGCTGAGAATACAGACGGCGAAATGTTCGCTCGTTTCTTCAAATTGATGCTCACGCAAGGGATTAACCTTGCACCATCTAAGTATGAAGCTTGGTTCTTAACTATTGCACACACTGAAAAAGATATTTCTGATACGTTAAAAGCAGTAGATTATGCGTTTAAACAACTGAAAAAACAATAA